The following proteins are encoded in a genomic region of Sparus aurata chromosome 23, fSpaAur1.1, whole genome shotgun sequence:
- the tubg1 gene encoding tubulin gamma-1 chain produces the protein MPREIITLQLGQCGNQIGFEFWKQLCAEHGISPEGIVEEFATEGTDRKDVFFYQADDEHYIPRAVLLDLEPRVIHSILNSPYANLYNPENIYLSEHGGGAGNNWASGYSQGKKIQEDIFDIIDREADGSDSLEGFVLCHSIAGGTGSGLGSYLLEKLNDRYPKKLVQTYSVFPNQDEMSDVVVQPYNSLLTLKRLTQNADCVVVLDNTALNRIATDRLHIQNPSFSQINQLVSTIMSASTTTLRYPGYMNNDLIGLIASLIPTPRLHFLMTGYTPLTTDQSVASVRKTTVLDVMRRLLQPKNVMVSTGRERQPSHCYIAILNIIQGEVDPTQVHKSLQRIRERKLASFIPWGPASIQVALSRKSPYLPSAHRVSGLMMANHTSISSLFERTCRQYDKLRKREAFLEQFRKEDIFKDNFDELDNSREVVQQLVDEYSAATRPDYISWGTQEQ, from the exons ATGCCGCGGGAAATTATAACGCTCCAGCTTGGACAATGTGGAAATCAGA tTGGGTTTGAGTTCTGGAAGCAGCTGTGTGCAGAGCATGGCATCAGCCCAGAGGGGATTGTTGAGGAGTTTGCAACCGAAGGAACCGACAGAAAGGATGTTTTCTTCTATCAG GCTGATGACGAGCACTACATCCCCCGAGCAGTTCTCCTGGATCTGGAGCCGAGGGTGATCCACTCCATCCTCAACTCTCCCTATGCAAACCTGTACAACCCAGAGAACATCTACCTCTCTGAGCACGGCGGAGGTGCTGGGAACAACTGGGCCAGCGGATATTCACAG GGCAAAAAAATCCAAGAAGACATCTTTGACATCATTGACCGCGAGGCAGATGGCAGCGACAGTCTGGAG GGATTTGTCCTGTGTCACTCCATTGCTGGCGGAACGGGCTCAGGACTCGGATCCTATCTGCTGGAGAAACTCAACGACAG GTACCCAAAGAAGCTGGTGCAGACGTACTCTGTATTCCCAAACCAGGACGAGATGAGTGACGTGGTCGTTCAGCCGTACAACTCGCTGCTCACGCTGAAGAGGCTCACACAGAACGCAGACTGCGTG GTGGTGTTGGATAACACAGCTCTGAATCGCATCGCCACAGACAGGCTGCATATCCAGAACCCCTCGTTCTCCCAGATCAATCAGCTG GTTTCCACCATCATGTCTGCAAGCACAACCACTCTGCGATACCCAGGCTACATGAACAACGACCTTATTGGCCTGATTGCGTCCCTCATCCCCACACCCCGTCTCCACTTCCTCATGACTGGATACACACCACTTACTACTGACCAGTCG GTTGCCAGTGTGAGGAAAACCACAGTGCTGGATGTGATGAGGAGGCTTCTGCAACCCAAGAACGTGATGGTGTCCACAGGAAGAGAGAGGCAGCCGAGCCACTGCTACATCGCCATCCTCAACATCATCCAGGGAGAGGTGGATCCCACACAG GTTCATAAAAGCCTCCAAAGGATCCGGGAGCGTAAACTCGCCAGCTTCATTCCCTGGGGTCCCGCCAGCATCCAGGTGGCTTTGTCCAGGAAGTCTCCGTACCTCCCCTCGGCCCACCGAGTCAGCGGCCTGATGATGGCCAACCACACAAGTATCTCCTCT CTGTTTGAGCGGACGTGCCGGCAGTATGACAAACTGCGTAAGCGTGAAGCCTTCCTGGAGCAGTTCCGCAAAGAGGACATATTCAAGGACAACTTTGACGAGCTGGACAACTCTCGCGAAGTGGTGCAACAGCTGGTGGACGAGTACAGTGCAGCCACGCGGCCTGACTACATTTCCTGGGGAACGCAAGAACAGTGA
- the retreg3 gene encoding reticulophagy regulator 3: MVHTGAMEDASVDDSLAKQGTSVCLRSRPCSSERDSQVRAVKAALQSRLGPYEPVLTYLQSVLVWERPVQCVLLYILVNIVFWFFALTSLRLLFLLASGLAVLVCVDTWRNKIWPVIRVRKLDESEHESWGLVQPGIISVPELCHHMAEAWVSLVVLTSSVLQYKQHNPGKFCFMTCGVFSCLAVVGRYIPGLVLSYSAVLATLLAPLGAYHRVFQHVCVKLEPALQWLDFSVRGYMMSKPIDNQFLRRPIHGAASGEGSDSEEELAAFCPTFDDAIVAKELALTDSEHSDAEVSYTDNGTFNLSRGQTPLTEGSEDFDRHSDAEESFAQDLPDFPSINPDATLMDDDDDTSIGLPSLGTSGLASHRASVLDVDSHLDSDQEDLDAELSLGGLPVSDLTGDLAGVIASNMIQAALMGAMQPRPPASHRREGPPRAGAHRSYRKQSSSELDTDLDAEDFEMLDQSELNQMDPVGGGGGSRRGESQGSTFLSSLLGKPQ; the protein is encoded by the exons ATGGTGCACACTGGGGCAATGGAAGACGCATCCGTGGATGATAGCTTAGCCAAGCAGGGGACGAGTGTCTGCTTGAGAAGTCGACCATGCTCCAGCGAGAGAGACAGTCAGGTACGGGCTGTCAAAGCTGCGCTTCAGTCCAGGTTGGGGCCCTACGAGCCCGTCCTGACCTACCTACAGTCCGTCCTAGTGTGGGAAAGACCCGTTCAGTGTGTGCTTCTCTACATCTTGGTCAACATTGTTTTCTG GTTCTTCGCCCTGACCTCGCTGCGCCTCCTGTTCCTGTTGGCTTCTGGTCTGGCAGTGCTCGTTTGTGTTGATACCTGGAGAAATAAGATCTGGCCAGTGATTAGAG TCAGGAAGCTGGACGAATCAGAACATGAGAG CTGGGGCTTGGTGCAGCCCGGCATCATCAGCGTGCCTGAACTATGCCACCACATGGCTGAAGCCTGGGTCAGTCTAGTGGTTCTCACATCCAGTGTGCTGCAGTATAAACAACACAACCCGGGCAAG TTTTGCTTCATGACCTGTGGAGTGTTCTCCTGTTTGGCTGTGGTTGGGCGCTACATTCCTGGATTGGTGCTATCCTACTCGGCTG tgtTGGCCACTCTCCTGGCCCCTCTGGGAGCTTATCACAGGGTGTTCCAGCATGTGTGCGTGAAGCTGGAGCCGGCCCTGCAGTGGCTGGACTTCAGTGTTCGTGGATACATGATGTCGAAGCCTATAGATAATCAGT TCCTGCGGAGGCCCATCCATGGTGCCGCCTCGGGTGAAGGCAGTGACAGTGAGGAGGAGTTAGCTGCTTTCTGTCCAACG TTCGATGATGCCATTGTTGCCAAGGAGCTTGCACTGACTGACTCTGAGCACTCTGACGCTGAAGTGTCTTACACTGATAATGGAACTTTTAACCTATCCCGGGGTCAGACTCCGCTCACAGAGGGCTCTGAGG ATTTTGACAGGCACAGTGACGCTGAGGAATCCTTCGCTCAAGACCTCCCAGACTTCCCCTCCATCAACCCCGACGCTACTctgatggatgatgatgatgacacaaGCATAGGTCTGCCTAGTCTGGGTACATCCGGACTGGCTAGTCACCGGGCCTCAGTGCTGGATGTAGATTCTCATCTGGACTCAGACCAGGAGGATCTTGATGCAGAACTTTCTCTAGGCGGCCTTCCCGTCTCTGATTTAACAGGAGACTTGGCCGGAGTCATCGCCAGCAACATGATCCAGGCGGCGCTGATGGGGGCGATGCAGCCTCGCCCTCCTGCCTCCCACCGCAGAGAAGGCCCTCCGAGGGCTGGAGCCCACCGAAGCTACCGCAAGCAGTCCAGTTCTGAGCTGGACACAGACTTGGACGCAGAGGACTTTGAAATGCTGGATCAGTCTGAATTGAACCAGATGGATCCCgtcggaggaggaggggggagcagaCGGGGAGAGAGCCAGGGGTCTACCTTCTTGTCTAGCCTGTTGGGTAAACCACAATAA
- the psmc3ip gene encoding homologous-pairing protein 2 homolog, producing the protein MSKKDNGASLILAYLNEKNRPYSAQDVFCNLQKQHGFGKTAVVKAMELLALEGKIKEKTYGKQKIYFADQAQFKDVKDADLKAMDCQISELSAELQSLTQSCRQLDAELKELSSALTTEEMVSEIQELKEECSGYRARLQKIKSARNHITPEEKEKVYKERDVYVKEWKKRKRLASDMINAILEGYPKSKKEFLDEVGVETDEDCKAVLPST; encoded by the exons ATGAGTAAAAAAGACAACG GAGCGTCGCTCATCCTCGCCTATCTGAATGAGAAGAACCGGCCCTACAGTGCTCAGGATGTCTTCTGTAATCTACAAAAGCAGCATGGATTTGGCAAAACT GCAGTTGTCAAAGCCATGGAGCTGCTGGCGCTTGAGGGGAAGATAAAGGAGAAAACATACGGCAAGCAGAAGATTTATTTTGCTGATCAG GCTCAGTTCAAAGAcgtgaaggatgcagacctgaagGCCATGGACTGTCAGATCTCAGAGCTCAGCGCAGAGCTGCAGTCTCTCACCCAGAGCTGCAGACAGCTAGACGCAG AGCTGAAGGAGCTCAGCAGCGCACTGACAACAGAGGAAATGGTGTCAGAGATCCAGGAGCTGAAAGAAGAGTGTTCCGGGTACAGAGCCCGACTGCAGAAGATAAAGTCGGCCAGGAATCACATCAcaccagaagagaaagagaag GTTTACAAAGAGCGGGATGTTTACGTGAAGGAgtggaaaaagaggaagagattG gctTCCGACATGATCAATGCAATCCTGGAGGGGTATCCGAAGAGCAAGAAGGAGTTCCTG GATGAAGTTGGAGTGGAGACTGATGAGGACTGTAAGGCGGTACTTCCGAGCACTTGA
- the mlx gene encoding max-like protein X isoform X2, translating to MTDPTTSPEDHWKTDGAFSDSGFDHSFFTDGARKGTVVSRANSIGSTSASSVPNTDDEDSDYRHEASYKDSYKDRRRQAHTQAEQKRRDAIKKGYDDLQSIVPTCQQQSEFAVGAQKISKATVLQKTIDYIHFLHKEKKKQEEEVSVLRKEVTALKIMKTNYEHIVKAHQNHPQQGGDQVSDQVKFNVFQNIMDSLFQSFSTSVSVSSFQELSACVFSWLEEHCKPQTLREFVVGVLRQLNGQLY from the exons ATGACGGACCCGACTACGTCGCCAGAGGACCACTGGAAA ACGGACGGTGCTTTCAGCGACAGCGGCTTCGACCACA gttttttcactgatggtgCCAGAAAGGGTACAGTCGTGTCCAGGGCCAACAGCATCGGCTCAACAAGTGCCTCCTCAGTACCGAATACAG ACGATGAAGATAGTGACTACAGACACGAGGCGTCATATAAAGACTCGTATAAAGATCGACGGAGACAAGCGCACACACAGGCGGAGCAGAAGCGCAGGGATGCTATCAAG AAAGGTTATGATGATCTCCAGTCCATAGTACCAACctgccagcagcagtctgaaTTTGCAGTGGGAGCGCAAAAGATAAGCAAAGCTACGGTACTGCAGAAAA cgatTGACTACATCCATTTTCTTCACaaggaaaagaagaagcaagaggaggaggtgtcGGTACTAAGGAAAGAAGTGACGGCGCTGAAGATCATGAAAAC GAACTATGAGCACATAGTGAAGGCCCACCAGAACCACCCGCAGCAGGGAGGGGATCAGGTGTCTGACCAGGTTAAGTTCAACGTCTTTCAGAACATCATGGACTCCCTGTTCCAGTCCTTCAGTACTTCTGTCTCAGTGAGCAGTTTTCAAGAACTCTCCGCCTGCGTGTTCAGCTGGCTTGAAGAGCACTGCAAGCCACAG ACGCTGAGGGAGTTTGTCGTCGGGGTGCTCCGGCAGCTCAATGGTCAGCTTTATTGA
- the mlx gene encoding max-like protein X isoform X1 has translation MTDPTTSPEDHWKQTDGAFSDSGFDHSFFTDGARKGTVVSRANSIGSTSASSVPNTDDEDSDYRHEASYKDSYKDRRRQAHTQAEQKRRDAIKKGYDDLQSIVPTCQQQSEFAVGAQKISKATVLQKTIDYIHFLHKEKKKQEEEVSVLRKEVTALKIMKTNYEHIVKAHQNHPQQGGDQVSDQVKFNVFQNIMDSLFQSFSTSVSVSSFQELSACVFSWLEEHCKPQTLREFVVGVLRQLNGQLY, from the exons ATGACGGACCCGACTACGTCGCCAGAGGACCACTGGAAA CAGACGGACGGTGCTTTCAGCGACAGCGGCTTCGACCACA gttttttcactgatggtgCCAGAAAGGGTACAGTCGTGTCCAGGGCCAACAGCATCGGCTCAACAAGTGCCTCCTCAGTACCGAATACAG ACGATGAAGATAGTGACTACAGACACGAGGCGTCATATAAAGACTCGTATAAAGATCGACGGAGACAAGCGCACACACAGGCGGAGCAGAAGCGCAGGGATGCTATCAAG AAAGGTTATGATGATCTCCAGTCCATAGTACCAACctgccagcagcagtctgaaTTTGCAGTGGGAGCGCAAAAGATAAGCAAAGCTACGGTACTGCAGAAAA cgatTGACTACATCCATTTTCTTCACaaggaaaagaagaagcaagaggaggaggtgtcGGTACTAAGGAAAGAAGTGACGGCGCTGAAGATCATGAAAAC GAACTATGAGCACATAGTGAAGGCCCACCAGAACCACCCGCAGCAGGGAGGGGATCAGGTGTCTGACCAGGTTAAGTTCAACGTCTTTCAGAACATCATGGACTCCCTGTTCCAGTCCTTCAGTACTTCTGTCTCAGTGAGCAGTTTTCAAGAACTCTCCGCCTGCGTGTTCAGCTGGCTTGAAGAGCACTGCAAGCCACAG ACGCTGAGGGAGTTTGTCGTCGGGGTGCTCCGGCAGCTCAATGGTCAGCTTTATTGA